From Saprospiraceae bacterium, one genomic window encodes:
- the phaC gene encoding class III poly(R)-hydroxyalkanoic acid synthase subunit PhaC, whose amino-acid sequence MVNTNSVFSEFVEIGEKIRKGYSTLKSIEEVEVATTPKELVWSCDKVKMYHYLRDTPAKTKIPVLVSFAIMNRHDVLDLQPDRSLMKKLLDEGLDIYIMDWGYPSKADRYLTMEDYILGYMNDAIDFVRKTHKMDKIHKMGICQGGLFSMIYAAIHPEKLKTLTTYVAPYDFTDTQCNMLYKWTKYVDADTMAETQGIISADMLNNAFSMLKPSMDIAKFFGVLEMAEDREKLMNFLRMEKWKADCPDLSGEMYRKYIKDLFRDNKLIKGEFELDGKKVDLKKMTIPFLNVYATEDNIIPNDSTIAVMDHIGSKDKQLYAFPGGHIGVFVGAKSQKELAPAVAKWVVERS is encoded by the coding sequence ATGGTCAATACGAACTCAGTCTTTTCCGAATTTGTCGAAATCGGTGAAAAAATCAGAAAAGGATACAGCACCCTTAAATCCATCGAAGAAGTGGAAGTGGCTACCACTCCAAAGGAACTTGTTTGGTCCTGCGACAAGGTAAAAATGTACCATTATCTCAGAGATACGCCAGCCAAGACCAAAATACCTGTTTTGGTTTCTTTTGCCATTATGAACCGCCATGATGTGCTCGATCTTCAACCGGACCGCAGCTTGATGAAGAAACTCCTGGATGAAGGATTAGACATCTATATCATGGACTGGGGATATCCCAGCAAGGCTGACCGATATCTTACCATGGAGGATTATATCCTTGGATATATGAACGATGCCATCGATTTCGTCCGCAAAACCCACAAAATGGACAAAATCCATAAGATGGGGATCTGTCAGGGAGGTCTTTTCAGCATGATCTATGCAGCCATTCATCCGGAAAAGTTAAAAACTCTGACGACCTATGTGGCACCTTATGATTTTACGGATACCCAATGCAACATGCTCTACAAATGGACCAAATACGTCGATGCCGACACCATGGCGGAGACCCAGGGAATCATCAGTGCAGATATGCTCAACAACGCATTCAGTATGCTCAAACCATCCATGGACATCGCAAAGTTTTTTGGTGTATTGGAAATGGCAGAGGATCGGGAAAAATTGATGAACTTTCTTCGAATGGAAAAATGGAAGGCAGATTGCCCGGATCTATCCGGCGAGATGTACCGGAAATATATCAAAGATCTATTCCGGGACAACAAACTCATTAAAGGAGAATTCGAGTTGGATGGAAAAAAAGTAGATCTCAAAAAAATGACCATTCCTTTTCTCAATGTTTATGCGACTGAAGACAACATCATCCCGAATGACTCTACGATTGCAGTGATGGACCACATTGGAAGCAAGGACAAACAACTGTACGCTTTCCCTGGAGGCCACATCGGAGTTTTCGTTGGTGCCAAATCCCAGAAAGAATTAGCCCCTGCAGTAGCCAAGTGGGTGGTAGAGAGGAGTTAG
- a CDS encoding MaoC family dehydratase has translation MIQKGDEFRHKFSYSQTDVDLYSKVSGDTNPLHTDPEVGKNSIFGRNIIHGFLGGSVFTKIFGALWMVDGHVYLKQTMQWLKPMFVDTEYEAVITVKEIFPEKNRVLYDCAIYEVSTGDQTFTGEALLMNKKQYIWS, from the coding sequence ATGATACAAAAGGGAGATGAATTCAGACACAAATTCAGTTATTCGCAGACTGATGTGGATTTATATTCAAAGGTGAGCGGCGATACCAATCCTCTGCACACAGATCCTGAGGTAGGCAAAAACAGCATTTTTGGTAGAAATATCATTCATGGCTTTTTGGGCGGTTCGGTGTTTACCAAAATATTTGGTGCCTTGTGGATGGTGGATGGCCATGTTTACCTAAAACAAACCATGCAGTGGCTCAAGCCTATGTTTGTTGATACAGAGTATGAGGCTGTCATTACGGTCAAGGAAATTTTTCCTGAAAAAAACCGCGTTCTTTATGACTGTGCCATCTATGAAGTTTCCACAGGAGATCAAACTTTTACGGGAGAGGCTTTACTGATGAACAAGAAACAATACATTTGGTCATAA
- a CDS encoding cupin domain-containing protein, which produces MAESKIIRSADTQESFIEEACFIRELFKSTDDTVSFADARLSPGQRSKNHFLQADEYYYIRSGKGEMYLDGKLNGLVEPGDLVRIQKHRAQYIHNIGSEDLVFLCVCLPAFQQDLYTAIEY; this is translated from the coding sequence ATGGCAGAATCGAAAATAATTCGGTCGGCAGATACGCAGGAGAGTTTTATTGAAGAGGCTTGCTTCATTCGCGAATTGTTCAAATCTACAGATGACACTGTTTCTTTTGCCGATGCCAGACTTTCTCCTGGACAAAGATCAAAAAATCATTTCCTTCAGGCCGATGAATATTACTACATCCGTTCCGGAAAAGGGGAAATGTACCTCGATGGTAAACTCAATGGTCTGGTTGAGCCGGGTGATCTCGTAAGAATCCAAAAACATCGCGCACAATACATCCACAATATTGGATCGGAAGATCTTGTTTTCCTTTGTGTTTGTCTGCCTGCATTTCAGCAGGACCTTTATACTGCTATAGAATATTGA
- a CDS encoding ester cyclase, with protein MKTLFLSNLLQFGIMTVFLTACNEPNASESETTEARNIATVKSILAAMDAGETVKFDEFLTADYQIHNPFLPEPGNLEVFKGLMAGQKGSFPDVRHEVIQIFAKDNMVCVRGVFKGTNTEPMQNLPPTGNRVELPFIFTDEFTADGKLKVRHVQFDTGSFNAQLTKNPSAE; from the coding sequence ATGAAAACCTTATTTTTGAGCAACTTACTACAATTTGGAATTATGACCGTTTTTTTGACTGCTTGTAATGAACCCAATGCCTCAGAAAGTGAAACTACAGAAGCCCGAAATATAGCGACTGTCAAATCCATTTTAGCAGCCATGGATGCGGGAGAAACCGTAAAGTTTGACGAATTTCTGACAGCGGATTATCAAATTCACAATCCTTTTTTGCCAGAGCCGGGAAATCTGGAAGTTTTTAAAGGGCTGATGGCTGGTCAAAAAGGGAGCTTTCCAGATGTGAGGCATGAAGTGATTCAGATATTTGCCAAAGACAATATGGTCTGTGTACGAGGCGTGTTTAAGGGTACGAACACGGAACCTATGCAAAATTTGCCACCGACCGGCAACAGGGTCGAATTGCCATTTATCTTTACGGATGAATTTACGGCAGATGGCAAACTAAAGGTTCGGCATGTGCAATTTGATACCGGATCATTTAATGCCCAGCTGACAAAGAATCCAAGCGCTGAGTAA
- a CDS encoding helix-turn-helix transcriptional regulator: protein MKKGKEDIKTVQLDSFLHQLHKDYSLKSDFGLDGSKELVEGGFGLYSSTNIKDKIGPIKTQYFRISLVRSGSAQFDIGLESYQPGKDFIVFGFPGQIFSLYNKSQDFKVYYMLFSEEFMGESLLKKNKRDRFPFFNYTGVHCFKLEESKASEVENIIFKINDEIKYRQNDLATAVRLYVQLILLLANREYERLELKDTEKDSGANALFTRFIKLVGQHFLQYRKVSDYAELLHISSDHLNRIIKAQSDKTAGELIDAMLLNEAKAYLLYTQLSNAEIAYRLDFSDPSHFNKFFKKLTSFTPVQYRERS from the coding sequence ATGAAAAAAGGTAAGGAAGACATTAAAACGGTCCAACTCGATTCCTTCCTGCACCAGCTTCACAAGGATTATTCTTTGAAGAGCGATTTTGGATTGGATGGATCAAAAGAATTGGTGGAAGGAGGCTTTGGACTTTATTCATCTACCAATATCAAAGACAAGATTGGTCCGATTAAAACCCAATATTTTCGGATTTCATTGGTGAGGTCAGGAAGTGCACAATTTGACATTGGATTGGAGAGTTACCAACCCGGCAAGGACTTTATTGTATTTGGATTTCCCGGACAGATTTTCTCTCTTTACAACAAGAGTCAAGATTTCAAAGTATACTACATGTTGTTCAGTGAAGAATTTATGGGAGAGTCACTTTTAAAGAAAAATAAAAGAGATCGATTTCCATTTTTCAATTACACCGGAGTTCATTGTTTTAAATTGGAAGAGTCAAAAGCCAGCGAAGTCGAAAATATTATTTTTAAAATCAATGACGAGATAAAATACAGACAAAATGATTTGGCAACTGCAGTTCGACTTTATGTGCAACTTATCCTGTTGCTCGCCAACAGAGAATACGAACGTTTAGAACTGAAAGACACAGAGAAAGACTCAGGAGCGAATGCTCTATTTACCAGATTTATAAAACTGGTGGGACAACATTTCCTACAATACCGGAAAGTATCTGATTATGCAGAACTGTTGCACATCAGCTCCGATCATTTGAATAGAATTATAAAGGCACAGTCGGACAAGACTGCCGGAGAGCTCATTGATGCTATGTTGTTGAATGAGGCAAAGGCTTATTTATTATACACCCAGCTCTCAAATGCGGAGATTGCTTATCGGCTGGATTTCTCAGATCCATCTCACTTCAATAAGTTTTTTAAAAAGCTCACCAGTTTTACCCCGGTCCAGTACCGAGAAAGATCGTAA
- a CDS encoding ester cyclase produces METRQVIENNKALVKKWILEGWNQNRNREVVADVFAQNWKDGNPSFPDQPSGIEGAMYYVETYRKIFPDIQFTLTQIIAEEDIVCFRFTAEATHQGEFMGIAATNKRVQFSGIVIHRIENGRFAESWNEIDLLGIRQQLVSE; encoded by the coding sequence ATGGAAACAAGACAAGTCATTGAAAACAACAAAGCACTTGTAAAGAAGTGGATTCTTGAAGGATGGAATCAAAACCGCAACCGCGAAGTGGTGGCAGATGTTTTTGCTCAAAATTGGAAGGATGGCAACCCAAGCTTTCCAGACCAACCTTCAGGAATTGAGGGAGCGATGTATTATGTGGAGACCTATCGTAAAATTTTTCCAGACATTCAGTTCACCTTGACCCAGATCATTGCAGAGGAGGATATTGTATGCTTTCGATTTACCGCAGAAGCAACCCATCAGGGAGAATTTATGGGTATTGCTGCGACCAACAAACGGGTTCAATTTTCCGGTATTGTGATCCATCGCATAGAGAATGGTCGTTTTGCAGAAAGCTGGAACGAAATTGACTTGTTGGGGATAAGACAGCAATTGGTTTCTGAATAA
- a CDS encoding alpha/beta fold hydrolase: MNSFITIITCFFCFSFLPNASAMNHPITDPSPSKSSKLKPIVFVPGSFHGAWCWYKMQALLNQNGNPSEAIDLPGHGLDNTLPGKISLEDYVETVGKVLEKYKEPVILIGHSRAGIVISQVAERWPEKIDQLVYLCAFLIPNGEPMVATALTDTHSVLVSSLIFDHEAGWHLPKKESYREAFYHDCSEADLALCSALLTKEPNAPVGTPLQLTSERFGKVKKNYIFTTEDRAITYHLQKKMVQRVPVDRTFTLKASHSPFLSQPDKLVEIIKQL, encoded by the coding sequence ATGAATTCTTTTATAACAATCATCACTTGTTTTTTCTGTTTTAGTTTTTTACCAAACGCATCTGCCATGAATCATCCAATTACAGACCCAAGCCCTTCCAAGTCAAGCAAGCTAAAGCCTATTGTTTTTGTTCCGGGCTCATTTCACGGTGCATGGTGTTGGTATAAAATGCAAGCATTGTTGAATCAAAATGGAAATCCATCAGAAGCGATCGATCTTCCAGGACATGGTTTGGACAACACATTACCCGGAAAAATCAGTCTGGAAGATTACGTTGAAACCGTGGGAAAGGTGTTGGAGAAATACAAAGAGCCAGTGATCTTGATTGGACACAGTCGTGCTGGCATTGTCATTTCTCAGGTGGCTGAACGATGGCCTGAAAAAATTGATCAATTGGTTTATTTGTGTGCTTTCCTAATACCAAACGGTGAGCCTATGGTGGCTACAGCCTTGACAGACACCCATTCTGTGCTGGTCAGCTCCCTGATCTTTGATCATGAGGCAGGCTGGCACCTTCCTAAGAAAGAATCTTACCGTGAAGCATTTTACCATGATTGTTCTGAAGCAGATTTGGCTCTTTGCTCTGCTTTGTTGACAAAAGAACCCAATGCACCGGTGGGCACACCATTGCAATTGACATCAGAGAGGTTTGGTAAAGTGAAGAAGAACTATATTTTTACCACAGAAGACCGAGCGATCACTTATCATTTGCAAAAGAAGATGGTCCAAAGAGTGCCTGTGGACAGAACTTTTACACTAAAAGCCAGTCACTCACCATTTTTGTCCCAACCGGATAAGCTGGTAGAAATCATAAAGCAGCTTTAA
- a CDS encoding class I SAM-dependent methyltransferase, translated as MKLKIVAENPMEWLALKLNLVPKPLMDTQVAFTQARAIMAAAELDIFEAMGKEKKSFAQIAEKCKTHPEATKQLLDALTGIGYLNWNNGLYAIKPSYHKWLLKEYPSNYIGKLRFQLSEWNWLTKMEEYVKTGKPMELHSVISESEWANYQEGMRDLSVNTAAELAGKIKLPKGELRMLDIGGSHGLYSIELCKKHPGLTSTILELPGAVDRASAIAARYGLGERVRYKAGDVLKEDLGDQKYDLIMINNVVHHFTEEQNVQLAQKVTKALKARGIFAIGEFIRGNKPGAGGAVASGAGLYFAFTSESGTWSEEEITAWQQSAGLKSTKSIGLMTLPGWKSILAQK; from the coding sequence ATGAAACTTAAAATTGTAGCAGAAAATCCAATGGAGTGGCTGGCACTCAAACTCAATTTAGTACCGAAGCCCTTAATGGACACGCAGGTTGCCTTCACACAAGCGAGAGCAATCATGGCAGCTGCTGAGTTGGACATATTTGAGGCGATGGGTAAGGAGAAAAAGTCCTTCGCACAAATCGCGGAAAAATGTAAAACGCATCCTGAGGCTACCAAGCAATTGTTGGATGCCCTCACCGGAATTGGGTATTTGAATTGGAACAATGGGCTTTATGCGATTAAACCATCCTATCACAAATGGCTGCTCAAAGAATATCCCTCCAACTATATTGGAAAACTCCGCTTCCAACTCAGTGAATGGAATTGGCTGACAAAAATGGAAGAATATGTCAAAACCGGAAAACCCATGGAGCTACATTCTGTGATCTCAGAATCCGAATGGGCCAACTATCAGGAAGGAATGCGCGATTTGTCTGTCAACACCGCAGCTGAATTAGCGGGTAAAATCAAGCTTCCCAAAGGAGAACTCAGGATGCTTGACATCGGAGGATCTCATGGATTATATTCCATCGAATTGTGCAAGAAACATCCAGGATTGACAAGCACCATTCTTGAACTCCCAGGGGCTGTTGACAGGGCGAGCGCCATTGCGGCCAGATATGGTCTGGGGGAACGCGTCCGATATAAGGCAGGAGATGTCCTGAAAGAAGATTTGGGCGATCAAAAATACGATCTTATCATGATCAATAATGTGGTGCACCATTTTACCGAAGAGCAAAATGTCCAATTGGCTCAAAAGGTCACAAAAGCATTAAAAGCCAGAGGAATTTTTGCCATTGGTGAATTTATCCGAGGAAATAAACCCGGCGCAGGAGGTGCAGTTGCTTCAGGAGCCGGTCTCTATTTTGCATTTACCAGCGAATCCGGAACCTGGTCTGAGGAAGAGATCACAGCTTGGCAACAGTCTGCCGGATTAAAAAGCACAAAATCCATCGGATTGATGACATTGCCCGGGTGGAAGTCGATCCTTGCCCAAAAATAA
- a CDS encoding SRPBCC family protein, translating to MDYHFVTEWKFEAPLELVWKEIYESENWPQWWKGVLSVDHLESGDENGIGDRKKYVWRSFLPYNLSFESKLVEKMLHRKLAGNVTGELEGSGVWTFEEQDGYTCVRYDWQVRTTKRWMNFLAPIAKPFFEWNHNVVMEWGRVALEKRLFENQLLLKMN from the coding sequence ATGGATTATCATTTTGTCACCGAATGGAAATTTGAAGCTCCACTGGAGCTCGTCTGGAAAGAAATTTACGAATCTGAAAATTGGCCACAATGGTGGAAAGGAGTACTCTCGGTTGACCATTTGGAATCAGGAGACGAAAATGGGATTGGCGATCGAAAAAAGTATGTCTGGAGAAGTTTTCTTCCCTACAATTTAAGTTTTGAATCCAAATTGGTTGAAAAAATGCTTCATCGGAAATTGGCAGGAAATGTTACTGGCGAACTCGAGGGAAGTGGGGTTTGGACCTTTGAGGAGCAGGATGGATATACCTGTGTCAGATATGACTGGCAGGTCAGGACGACTAAAAGATGGATGAATTTTCTGGCACCGATCGCCAAACCTTTTTTTGAGTGGAATCACAATGTTGTCATGGAGTGGGGCCGTGTTGCACTCGAAAAGAGACTGTTCGAAAACCAACTCCTCCTTAAAATGAATTGA
- a CDS encoding ester cyclase produces MKNYFSFCLLFLGVFLAPEQKSKAENLENPTAAIEVVRNYYQAVELGNHAEIKELLADNCTITNPLVPFGTDKKTWTGVVLGFKVAFSNLKHQIDEYLVSGETVTVKGFLQGTNDGQLMGNAPTGKNVNTRFIAIFKLDHQFKIKSIDAQFDLKTFESQVLGADPNIVIENAKNTIRQAYDALNRHDWNAFAVLCDEKKYMDVGVAPLPIVGAKEAIEGYKQFFSAFPDLKVQINEIGTISPQRYLLRVTLTGTHKNTLMGIPATGAKLNYDDCDLIELDANGKIIYHQPTKGGKEVFRQIGINPDEKPMAKK; encoded by the coding sequence ATGAAAAATTACTTCTCTTTTTGTTTACTTTTTCTTGGAGTGTTTCTTGCTCCCGAACAAAAATCTAAAGCCGAAAATTTGGAAAATCCCACTGCTGCCATCGAAGTGGTTCGCAATTATTACCAGGCAGTAGAATTGGGAAACCATGCTGAAATCAAAGAATTATTGGCAGACAACTGCACAATAACCAATCCCCTTGTTCCTTTCGGGACAGATAAAAAAACATGGACCGGGGTTGTACTTGGATTTAAAGTAGCGTTCTCCAATCTAAAGCACCAGATTGATGAATATTTGGTTTCTGGAGAAACAGTCACAGTCAAAGGATTTTTGCAAGGTACAAATGATGGCCAGTTGATGGGAAATGCTCCTACCGGTAAAAACGTAAATACTAGATTCATTGCCATTTTCAAATTGGATCATCAGTTTAAAATAAAGTCCATAGACGCTCAATTTGATTTAAAAACATTCGAATCACAGGTATTGGGTGCGGACCCAAATATCGTCATAGAAAACGCTAAAAACACCATACGCCAGGCTTACGATGCACTAAACCGCCATGACTGGAATGCATTTGCTGTATTGTGTGATGAGAAAAAATACATGGATGTCGGTGTCGCGCCTCTTCCCATTGTTGGAGCTAAAGAAGCCATCGAAGGTTATAAGCAATTTTTCAGCGCGTTTCCTGATTTGAAAGTTCAAATTAATGAAATTGGGACCATCAGCCCGCAGAGGTATTTGCTCAGGGTAACCCTGACAGGAACCCATAAAAATACACTGATGGGTATTCCTGCCACAGGAGCAAAATTAAATTATGACGATTGCGATCTGATAGAATTGGATGCGAATGGAAAGATCATCTACCATCAGCCCACCAAAGGAGGCAAGGAAGTATTTCGTCAAATCGGGATCAACCCGGATGAAAAACCAATGGCTAAGAAATAA
- a CDS encoding sensor histidine kinase — MISRLHFKQFLIQLILLSYQPSFAQSNVDSLKQAIFTQSDDSTKVLAILNVGNYYEQSNLDSAEHYYRKALNLSIDNKALFLEAKTISWFTDVLNKKGNLKEALLLNLRSLDVGKQINHQRLMVAAYANVALSYQYLGDYTSTLKYQLESLPLIEEYGDSVFLSSALANIAGTYDHMRQFEKAEQFALKARKIAESIADPQGVASAYLNLSVIYSHSGRIKEAIHTIQSALTISKSNNLAHLEALASLNLAEQLIQISQDQSALHHLNNGLKISLNLGDYETLARIYLGKSKIDFNSQNFESAFRHIDSSIELGRKHKFRDLLKEALLHASDIAYVQRKFDLASRLRKEHISLRDSLMNDEIIKSTAQWEVKLDLSKKESEIQTLQTENTIQQLQLSKKRNTIFALILLFALIASSLILVLQNVREKKKISEQELKISKQEIVRLEQEKQIAAADAILRGQEEERSRLAKDLHDGLGGMLSGIKQNLNVMKGNQILSETSATALGQVIGDLDKSINELRHIARNMMPEALLRFGLIDALADYCDHLQQDGRLQIKFQSYGFENRLSQDMEVVIFRIVQELLNNVVKHSGANHALVQLIRDGERISVDVEDNGKGMDTNFSNHGMGIGWLNIQSRVDFLKGHLDLRSAPGEGCSVHIEFKEK, encoded by the coding sequence ATGATATCGCGGTTACACTTCAAACAGTTCTTAATCCAGTTGATATTATTATCCTATCAACCAAGCTTTGCCCAATCCAATGTGGACAGCCTTAAACAGGCCATATTCACTCAGTCCGATGATTCCACAAAAGTTCTTGCCATCTTAAATGTGGGTAATTATTATGAACAATCAAATCTGGACAGCGCAGAACATTATTATCGCAAAGCTTTGAATTTGAGTATAGACAACAAGGCACTCTTTCTGGAAGCAAAAACCATAAGCTGGTTTACGGATGTCCTGAATAAAAAAGGAAATTTAAAGGAAGCTTTGTTGCTCAATCTAAGGTCTCTCGATGTTGGAAAGCAAATTAATCATCAAAGACTGATGGTGGCTGCCTATGCAAATGTTGCTTTATCTTATCAATATCTTGGAGATTATACAAGTACCTTAAAATATCAGCTTGAAAGCCTTCCCCTGATTGAAGAATATGGTGACTCCGTCTTTCTAAGTAGCGCCCTGGCAAATATTGCAGGAACCTATGATCACATGCGTCAATTTGAGAAGGCAGAACAATTTGCGCTCAAAGCCAGGAAGATTGCGGAGTCCATTGCTGATCCACAAGGTGTAGCCTCTGCCTACTTAAATTTATCTGTTATCTATTCCCATTCTGGCCGAATCAAAGAGGCGATCCATACGATCCAATCGGCTTTAACAATTAGCAAATCGAATAATTTGGCACATCTGGAAGCATTGGCCTCATTAAATCTTGCCGAACAGCTCATACAAATATCTCAGGACCAATCAGCCCTTCATCATTTAAACAATGGCTTAAAAATAAGTTTGAATTTGGGAGACTATGAGACCCTTGCCAGAATTTATTTGGGTAAATCGAAAATTGATTTTAATTCTCAAAATTTTGAAAGCGCATTCCGTCACATTGATTCTTCAATTGAATTGGGAAGAAAGCACAAGTTCAGAGATTTATTAAAGGAGGCTTTGCTGCATGCCTCTGACATCGCTTATGTTCAGAGAAAATTTGATCTTGCTTCAAGACTGAGAAAAGAACACATTTCTCTGCGGGACTCTTTAATGAATGATGAAATTATTAAAAGCACCGCGCAGTGGGAGGTCAAGTTGGATCTTTCCAAAAAAGAATCTGAAATACAAACACTCCAGACTGAAAATACTATACAGCAGCTTCAGCTTTCGAAAAAAAGAAACACCATTTTTGCGTTGATTTTATTGTTTGCGTTGATAGCTTCAAGCTTGATCCTTGTATTGCAAAATGTAAGAGAAAAGAAAAAAATCTCTGAGCAGGAATTGAAAATTAGCAAACAAGAAATTGTTCGCCTCGAACAGGAAAAACAAATCGCTGCAGCAGATGCAATATTGCGTGGACAAGAAGAAGAAAGAAGTCGCCTTGCCAAAGATCTTCACGATGGTTTGGGAGGTATGCTCTCCGGAATAAAACAAAATCTCAATGTAATGAAAGGAAATCAAATTTTATCAGAGACCTCAGCTACCGCTTTAGGACAGGTGATCGGAGATCTGGACAAATCAATCAACGAATTGCGTCATATTGCGCGCAATATGATGCCTGAAGCCTTACTCCGCTTTGGCTTGATAGATGCTTTAGCAGATTACTGCGATCATCTGCAACAAGACGGAAGGCTGCAAATCAAATTTCAATCTTATGGATTTGAGAACAGATTATCCCAGGATATGGAAGTGGTCATCTTTAGAATTGTCCAGGAGTTGTTAAACAATGTGGTCAAACACTCTGGCGCCAACCATGCTTTGGTGCAATTGATCAGGGATGGTGAAAGGATCAGTGTGGATGTGGAGGACAATGGTAAAGGAATGGATACAAATTTCTCCAACCATGGAATGGGAATCGGCTGGCTCAATATACAATCCAGGGTGGATTTTCTAAAAGGACATTTGGATCTTCGCAGCGCGCCCGGTGAAGGTTGTTCTGTACACATAGAGTTTAAAGAGAAATGA
- a CDS encoding response regulator transcription factor, producing MIRVLIVDDHMMVIEGIKSLLMGSAIIQICGTAMNGYQALSLIPTDSPDVILMDINLPDLNGIDLCAMVKKQYPKIGILGLSTFKERSYITRMMEAGAMGYILKNADKEELEEAILTVHRGRVYMDKEVASVLAENKKNEISQTLLTKREKEVLQLICDGLTNQEIASQLFISILTVDSHRKNLLTKLGVKNTAAMVKIALENHLID from the coding sequence ATGATTCGTGTATTGATCGTGGATGATCACATGATGGTCATTGAAGGTATAAAATCCTTATTAATGGGTTCTGCCATCATCCAAATTTGTGGAACTGCGATGAATGGATATCAAGCCTTGTCTTTAATCCCCACCGATTCTCCGGACGTCATCTTGATGGACATCAACCTTCCTGATCTGAATGGAATTGATCTATGCGCGATGGTCAAAAAACAATATCCCAAAATTGGGATCCTGGGTTTAAGTACTTTTAAAGAGAGAAGCTATATCACCCGCATGATGGAGGCCGGAGCGATGGGATATATTTTAAAAAACGCGGACAAGGAAGAACTGGAAGAAGCCATACTAACGGTTCATCGGGGCAGAGTGTATATGGACAAAGAAGTGGCTTCTGTTTTGGCCGAAAATAAAAAAAATGAGATTTCTCAAACCCTTCTTACAAAAAGGGAAAAAGAAGTTTTGCAATTGATTTGTGATGGTTTGACCAATCAGGAAATCGCCAGTCAACTTTTCATTAGCATCCTCACCGTCGATAGCCACCGCAAAAATCTACTGACCAAGTTGGGGGTAAAAAATACTGCCGCCATGGTCAAAATTGCACTGGAAAATCATCTGATAGACTAA